The following coding sequences lie in one Burkholderia cepacia genomic window:
- a CDS encoding iron transporter, protein MLGSSFIRTTVAVAAALAAMSASAAEYPIGKQQIQGGMEIGAVYLQPITMDPEGMMRKASDSDIHLEADIHAVKNNPTGFAEGDWMPYLQVTYKLTKQGDTKWKAEGDLMGMVASDGPHYGDNVKLNGPGKYHLTMVVKPPMQSGHMAFGRHIDKETGVGAWFKPVTLEYDFPFAGIGKKGGY, encoded by the coding sequence ATGTTGGGTTCTTCGTTTATCCGCACGACGGTTGCGGTAGCGGCGGCGCTTGCCGCGATGTCGGCCTCGGCTGCCGAATATCCGATCGGCAAGCAGCAGATCCAGGGCGGCATGGAAATCGGCGCGGTATACCTGCAGCCGATCACGATGGATCCGGAAGGGATGATGCGCAAGGCGTCGGATTCCGACATCCACCTCGAGGCCGACATTCATGCGGTCAAGAACAACCCGACGGGTTTCGCGGAAGGCGACTGGATGCCGTACCTGCAGGTCACGTACAAGCTGACGAAGCAGGGCGACACGAAGTGGAAGGCTGAAGGCGACCTGATGGGCATGGTCGCGAGCGACGGCCCGCACTATGGCGACAACGTGAAGCTGAACGGCCCGGGCAAGTATCACCTGACGATGGTCGTCAAGCCGCCGATGCAGTCGGGCCACATGGCATTCGGTCGCCACATCGACAAGGAAACGGGCGTGGGCGCGTGGTTCAAGCCCGTTACGCTCGAGTACGACTTCCCGTTCGCCGGCATCGGCAAGAAGGGCGGTTACTGA
- the uvrB gene encoding excinuclease ABC subunit UvrB has translation MSEHHAEVGDALDESKFVTFEGSPFQLYQPYLPAGDQPTAIETLVEGVGDGLAFQTLLGVTGSGKTFTMANTIARLGRPAIVFAPNKTLAAQLYAEFREFFPRNAVEYFVSYYDYYQPEAYVPQRDLFIEKDSSINEHIEQMRLSATKSLMERRDVVIVATVSAIYGIGNPSEYHRMILTLRTGDKLGQRDVIARLIAMQYTRNEQDFQRGTFRVRGDTIDIFPAEHAEMAVRVELFDDEVETLQLFDPLTGRVRQKIPRFTVYPSSHYVTPRDTVMRAVETIKDELRERLEFFHRDGKLVEAQRLEQRTRFDLEMLQELGFCKGIENYSRHFSGAEPGDPPPTLVDYLPPDALMLLDESHVLIGQLNGMYNGDRARKENLVNYGFRLPSALDNRPLKFPEFERKMRQVVFVSATPADYEKRVTGQIAEQVVRPTGLVDPEIEVRPASSQVDDVLTEINERVKAGERVLITVLTKRMAEQLTEFLADHGVKVRYLHSDIDTVERVEIIRDLRLGTFDVLVGINLLREGLDIPEVSLVAILDADKEGFLRAERSLIQTIGRAARNVNGKAILYADNMTDSMKRAIGETERRRAKQVAYNEKMGITPRGVVKRIKDIIDGVYNADEARAELKEAQQRAKFEDMSEKQLAKEIKRLEKQMADYAKNLEFEKAAATRDQLAVLRERVFGANVGDHISGGR, from the coding sequence ATGTCCGAACATCACGCCGAAGTCGGCGACGCGCTCGACGAATCCAAATTCGTCACCTTCGAAGGGTCGCCGTTCCAGCTGTATCAGCCGTATCTGCCCGCGGGCGACCAGCCGACCGCGATCGAGACGCTCGTCGAAGGCGTCGGCGATGGCCTTGCCTTCCAGACGCTGCTCGGCGTGACGGGGTCGGGCAAGACCTTCACGATGGCCAACACGATCGCGCGGCTCGGCCGCCCGGCCATCGTGTTCGCGCCGAACAAGACGCTCGCGGCGCAGCTCTATGCGGAATTCCGCGAGTTCTTCCCGCGCAACGCGGTCGAGTACTTCGTCTCGTACTACGACTACTACCAGCCTGAGGCCTATGTGCCGCAGCGCGACCTGTTCATCGAAAAGGATTCGTCGATCAACGAGCACATCGAGCAGATGCGGCTGTCGGCGACGAAGAGCCTGATGGAGCGCCGCGACGTGGTGATCGTCGCGACGGTGTCGGCGATCTACGGTATCGGCAACCCGTCCGAATACCACCGGATGATCCTGACGCTGCGCACCGGCGACAAGCTCGGCCAGCGCGACGTGATCGCACGGCTGATCGCGATGCAGTACACGCGCAACGAGCAGGATTTCCAGCGCGGTACGTTCCGCGTGCGCGGCGACACGATCGACATCTTCCCGGCCGAACACGCGGAAATGGCCGTGCGCGTCGAACTGTTCGACGACGAGGTCGAGACGCTGCAGCTGTTCGACCCGCTGACGGGGCGCGTGCGGCAGAAGATTCCGCGCTTCACCGTGTATCCGTCGTCGCACTACGTGACGCCGCGCGACACCGTGATGCGGGCGGTCGAGACGATCAAGGACGAATTGCGCGAACGGCTCGAGTTTTTCCATCGCGACGGCAAGCTCGTCGAGGCGCAGCGCCTCGAACAGCGCACGCGTTTCGATCTCGAGATGCTGCAGGAGCTCGGCTTCTGCAAGGGCATCGAGAACTACTCGCGGCATTTCTCGGGGGCGGAGCCCGGCGATCCGCCGCCGACGCTCGTCGACTACCTGCCGCCCGATGCGCTGATGCTGCTCGACGAATCGCACGTGCTGATCGGCCAGCTTAACGGTATGTACAACGGCGACCGCGCGCGCAAGGAAAACCTCGTCAATTACGGGTTCCGCCTGCCGTCGGCGCTCGACAACCGGCCGCTGAAGTTCCCCGAGTTCGAGCGCAAGATGCGCCAGGTCGTGTTCGTGTCGGCCACGCCGGCCGATTACGAGAAGCGCGTGACGGGGCAGATCGCCGAGCAGGTCGTGCGGCCGACGGGCCTCGTCGATCCGGAAATCGAGGTGCGGCCGGCGAGCTCGCAGGTCGACGACGTGCTGACCGAGATCAACGAGCGCGTGAAGGCCGGCGAGCGCGTACTGATCACCGTGCTGACCAAGCGCATGGCCGAGCAGCTCACCGAGTTCCTGGCCGACCACGGCGTCAAGGTGCGCTACCTGCACAGCGACATCGACACGGTCGAGCGCGTCGAGATCATCCGCGACCTGCGGCTCGGCACGTTCGACGTGCTGGTCGGGATCAACCTGCTGCGTGAAGGCCTCGACATTCCGGAAGTGTCGCTGGTCGCGATCCTCGACGCGGACAAGGAGGGCTTCCTGCGCGCCGAGCGCTCGCTGATCCAGACGATCGGCCGTGCCGCGCGGAACGTGAACGGCAAGGCGATCCTCTACGCCGACAACATGACCGATTCGATGAAGCGCGCGATCGGCGAAACCGAGCGCCGCCGCGCGAAGCAGGTGGCCTACAACGAAAAGATGGGCATCACGCCGCGCGGCGTCGTGAAGCGCATCAAGGACATCATCGACGGCGTCTACAACGCGGACGAGGCGCGCGCGGAGCTGAAGGAAGCGCAGCAGCGCGCGAAATTCGAGGACATGTCGGAAAAGCAGCTCGCGAAGGAAATCAAGCGTCTCGAGAAGCAGATGGCCGACTACGCGAAGAACCTCGAGTTCGAGAAGGCCGCCGCGACGCGCGACCAGCTCGCCGTGCTGCGCGAGCGCGTGTTCGGCGCGAACGTCGGCGATCACATCAGCGGCGGCCGGTAA
- a CDS encoding amino acid aminotransferase, giving the protein MSLFSAVQLAPRDPILGLNEAFNADARPTKVNLGVGVYTNEEGKIPLLRAVREAEKVRVEAGLPRGYLPIDGIAAYDAAVQKLLLGNDSPLIAAGRVVTAQALGGTGALKIGADFLRTVNPNVKVAISDPSWENHRALFEAAGFEVVAYPYYDAATNGVNFEGMLSALNSYEAGTVVVLHACCHNPTGVDLTEAQWQQVVDVVKARNLVPFLDMAYQGFGENIEADAAAVRLFAAADLNAFVSSSFSKSFSLYGERVGALSIITSSKEEATRVLSQLKRVIRTNYSNPPTHGGAVVAAVLASPELHASWVQELGEMRDRIRAMRNGLVERLKASGVDRDFSFINAQRGMFSYSGLTSAQVDRLRDEFGIYAVGTGRICVAALNMRNLDAVANAVAAVLK; this is encoded by the coding sequence ATGTCGCTCTTCTCCGCTGTCCAGCTTGCTCCCCGCGACCCGATCCTGGGCCTGAACGAAGCCTTCAACGCCGATGCGCGTCCGACCAAGGTCAACCTCGGCGTCGGCGTGTACACGAACGAAGAAGGCAAGATTCCGCTGCTGCGCGCGGTGCGCGAAGCCGAGAAGGTGCGTGTCGAGGCAGGCCTGCCGCGCGGCTACCTGCCGATCGACGGGATCGCCGCCTACGATGCGGCCGTGCAGAAGCTGCTGCTCGGCAACGATTCGCCGCTGATCGCGGCGGGCCGCGTGGTCACGGCCCAGGCACTGGGCGGCACGGGCGCGCTGAAGATCGGCGCCGATTTCCTGCGCACCGTGAACCCGAACGTGAAGGTCGCGATCAGCGATCCGAGCTGGGAAAACCACCGCGCGCTGTTCGAAGCTGCCGGTTTCGAAGTGGTCGCGTACCCGTACTACGACGCGGCTACCAACGGCGTGAACTTCGAAGGCATGCTGTCGGCGCTGAACAGCTACGAAGCCGGCACGGTCGTCGTGCTGCACGCGTGCTGCCACAACCCGACCGGCGTGGATCTCACCGAAGCGCAATGGCAACAGGTCGTCGACGTCGTGAAGGCGCGCAACCTCGTGCCGTTCCTCGACATGGCGTATCAGGGCTTCGGCGAGAACATCGAGGCTGATGCCGCTGCCGTGCGTCTGTTTGCCGCGGCCGACCTGAACGCATTCGTGTCGTCGTCGTTCTCGAAGTCGTTCTCGCTGTACGGCGAGCGCGTCGGCGCGCTGTCGATCATCACGTCGAGCAAGGAAGAAGCGACGCGCGTGCTGTCGCAGCTGAAGCGCGTGATCCGCACGAACTACTCGAACCCGCCGACCCATGGCGGCGCCGTCGTCGCAGCCGTGCTCGCATCGCCGGAACTGCACGCTTCGTGGGTGCAGGAACTCGGCGAGATGCGCGATCGCATCCGCGCGATGCGCAATGGTCTCGTCGAGCGCCTGAAGGCAAGCGGCGTTGATCGCGACTTCAGCTTCATCAACGCGCAGCGCGGGATGTTCTCGTATTCGGGCCTGACCTCGGCACAGGTCGATCGCCTGCGCGACGAGTTCGGCATCTATGCGGTCGGCACGGGCCGGATCTGCGTCGCTGCGCTGAACATGCGCAACCTCGACGCCGTCGCCAATGCAGTCGCAGCCGTCCTGAAGTAA
- a CDS encoding 3-hydroxybutyrate dehydrogenase: MAADLNGKTAVVTGAASGIGKEIALELAKAGAAVAIADLNQDGANAVADEINKAGGKAISVAMDVTNEDAVNSGIDKVAEAFGSVDILVSNAGIQIVNPIENYSFSDWKKMQAIHVDGAFLTTKAALKHMYKDDRGGVVIYMGSVHSHEASPLKSAYVTAKHGLLGLARVLAKEGAKHNVRSHVVCPGFVRTPLVDKQIPEQAKELGISEEEVIKKVMLGNTVDGVFTTVQDVAQTVLFLSAFPSAALTGQSVVVSHGWFMQ; encoded by the coding sequence ATGGCAGCAGATCTGAACGGCAAGACCGCAGTCGTCACGGGCGCCGCGAGCGGCATCGGCAAGGAAATCGCACTCGAGCTCGCCAAGGCAGGCGCGGCCGTCGCGATCGCCGACCTGAACCAGGACGGCGCGAACGCGGTCGCCGACGAGATCAACAAGGCGGGCGGCAAGGCGATCAGCGTCGCGATGGACGTGACGAACGAGGACGCCGTGAACAGCGGCATCGACAAGGTGGCCGAAGCATTCGGCTCCGTCGACATCCTTGTGTCGAACGCGGGCATCCAGATCGTCAACCCGATCGAGAACTATTCGTTCTCCGACTGGAAGAAGATGCAGGCGATCCACGTCGATGGCGCTTTCCTGACGACGAAGGCCGCGCTCAAGCACATGTACAAGGACGATCGCGGCGGCGTCGTGATCTACATGGGTTCGGTGCACTCGCACGAAGCGTCGCCGCTGAAATCGGCGTACGTCACGGCCAAGCACGGCCTGCTGGGCCTCGCACGCGTGCTGGCGAAGGAAGGCGCGAAGCACAACGTGCGTTCGCACGTCGTGTGTCCGGGCTTCGTGCGCACGCCGCTGGTCGACAAGCAGATTCCGGAGCAGGCGAAGGAGCTCGGCATCAGCGAGGAGGAGGTGATCAAGAAGGTGATGCTCGGCAACACCGTCGATGGCGTGTTCACGACGGTGCAGGACGTCGCGCAGACGGTTCTGTTCCTGTCGGCGTTCCCGAGCGCCGCGCTCACGGGCCAGTCGGTCGTCGTCAGCCACGGCTGGTTCATGCAGTAA